A stretch of the Solanum dulcamara chromosome 6, daSolDulc1.2, whole genome shotgun sequence genome encodes the following:
- the LOC129891668 gene encoding porphobilinogen deaminase, chloroplastic, protein MEKFVTLNASNLGSGSLLPIGFSSPCRKFAVSVQRRRVHVTRASIAVEQQAQTKVAVIRVGTRGSPLALAQAYETREKLIASYPDLAEEGAIEIVIIKTTGDKILSQPLADIGGKGLFTKEIDEALINGDIDIAVHSMKDVPTYLPEKTILPCNLPREDVRDAFISLTAGSLADLPSGSTIGTASLRRKSQILHRYPSLNVLENFRGNVQTRLKKLNEGVVQATLLAMAGLKRLNMTENVSSILSIEDMLPAVAQGAIGIACRSDDETMANYIAALNHEETRLAIACERAFLTTLDGSCRTPIAGYACRGEDGDCIFKGLVASPDGTRVIETSRKGPYTSEDMIRMGEDAGKELLSKAGPGFFGN, encoded by the exons ATGGAGAAATTTGTCACTCTAAATGCTTCAAATTTGGGCTCCGGTTCCCTTTTACCAATTGGGTTTTCTTCTCCATGCCGGAAATTTGCAGTTTCAGTTCAACGCCGGCGGGTCCACGTCACCAGGGCTTCCATTGCTGTAGAACAGCAAGCTCAAACTAAGGTCGCCGTCATCAGAGTTGGCACACGAGGAAG CCCCCTAGCTCTTGCCCAAGCTTATGAGACTCGAGAAAAGCTAATAGCCTCATATCCTGACCTGGCTGAAGAGGGAGCCATtgaaatagtaataataaaaaccACAGGTGATAAGATATTAAGTCAGCCTCTTGCAGATATTGGTGGAAAAGGGTTGTTCACAAAAGAAATAGACGAAGCCCTCATCAATGGCGATATTGATATTGCTGTCCACTCAATGAAAGATGTGCCCACATATCTGCCAGAGAAGACAATCTTACCCTGCAACCTTCCACGTGAAGATGTGAGGGAtgcattcatttctttaactgcAGGTTCCCTGGCTGATCTTCCATCAGGAAGCACAATTGGTACTGCTTCACTGAGGAGAAAGTCTCAGATTCTCCACCGCTATCCCTCACTCAAT GTGTTGGAGAATTTCAGAGGCAATGTTCAGACAAGGTTGAAGAAACTGAATGAGGGGGTAGTTCAAGCTACATTATTGGCAATGGCAGGGCTTAAGCGTCTGAATATGACAGAAAATGTATCATCGATCCTTTCTATAGAGGATATGCTACCAGCTGTTGCTCAAGGAGCTATCGGTATTGCCTGCAGAAGTGATGACGAGACAATG GCCAATTACATTGCTGCATTAAATCATGAAGAAACCAGATTAGCAATAGCTTGTGAGAGAGCATTTTTGACGACCTTGGATGGGTCTTGTCGCACCCCAATTGCTGGCTATGCCTGTCGAGGTGAAGATGGAGATTGTATTTTCAAAGGATTGGTTGCCTCTCCAGATGGAACTCGAG TTATTGAAACCTCTAGAAAGGGACCCTATACGTCTGAAGACATGATACGGATGGGTGAAGATGCTGGCAAGGAACTACTCTCCAAAGCAGGTCCAGGATTTTTTGGCAACTGA